One Leclercia pneumoniae genomic region harbors:
- a CDS encoding SrfA family protein gives MFLCSDRLDKYQSMGENGQAVHISALQLRETLRLRKQSAVADTLAIPQVNEHGDRIDWYAPAAGDVIPWSAATESERQAALGQLEQSHAVLRQLSAEYSQHANPEQRLFGQLLEKAMQFPDQNQVWLVGGKPVISFWGFVNARHQSRIDPLDCLRPPVPLPPTATAPVAASAPLVTEPVTERRVTRRGWWWTLPAWLRWLLPLLLLALLILLLLRSCVPGVHIPGFSATLPGLPDAHLNTPTVKTGLHGTTSSQGSGLSLNGNGTGLPDASLPAMKTPTHGEASVNGETPTAPALPDGAPTENAPPVNPAAPDNAGEPPTPPTPDAAAGVTPPEVPSGDGQPGVNAPLTIPTGALAQGSTDFLNGRWHAGAGIQDQRTGKPLSLNYQIKDGQGEVQMVRGDGVTCRGAVNAAIQSGNLAINNQGEAQCSDGSVYQMPEVQCAPGAQNIADCKGRYDANTLFPISMKQEASK, from the coding sequence ATGTTCCTGTGCAGTGACAGGCTCGATAAATACCAGTCAATGGGTGAGAACGGTCAGGCAGTACATATTTCTGCGCTGCAACTGCGCGAGACGCTGCGCCTGAGAAAACAGAGCGCCGTTGCCGATACGCTGGCAATTCCGCAGGTTAACGAGCACGGCGATCGTATCGACTGGTACGCCCCTGCCGCCGGAGATGTGATCCCCTGGTCTGCCGCCACCGAGAGCGAGCGTCAGGCTGCCCTCGGCCAACTGGAGCAGAGCCACGCTGTCTTACGCCAGCTCAGCGCTGAATACAGCCAGCATGCCAATCCGGAACAACGCCTGTTCGGCCAACTGCTTGAAAAAGCAATGCAGTTTCCCGACCAGAATCAGGTCTGGCTGGTGGGCGGCAAACCTGTCATCAGCTTTTGGGGTTTCGTTAATGCCCGTCATCAGTCACGTATCGACCCGCTCGACTGCCTGCGCCCACCGGTTCCATTACCCCCTACCGCTACCGCCCCGGTTGCGGCGTCGGCGCCTCTGGTAACGGAGCCGGTTACCGAGCGTCGCGTAACGCGTCGGGGGTGGTGGTGGACGTTACCTGCGTGGCTACGCTGGTTGCTTCCTTTACTGCTTCTGGCGTTGCTGATCCTGTTGCTGCTACGTAGCTGTGTTCCGGGCGTGCATATCCCTGGCTTTTCCGCCACGCTGCCTGGCCTGCCGGATGCCCATCTGAACACGCCAACCGTCAAGACCGGCCTACACGGAACCACCAGCTCGCAGGGGAGCGGCCTGAGCCTGAACGGCAATGGCACGGGTCTGCCAGATGCTTCACTCCCGGCGATGAAGACGCCAACTCACGGCGAGGCGTCGGTTAACGGTGAAACACCGACGGCACCGGCTCTGCCCGATGGCGCCCCCACAGAAAACGCGCCGCCCGTAAATCCCGCCGCACCTGATAACGCAGGTGAGCCACCCACGCCACCTACCCCGGACGCCGCTGCGGGCGTTACCCCGCCGGAGGTTCCCTCAGGAGATGGCCAGCCGGGTGTCAATGCGCCGCTGACCATTCCAACCGGGGCACTGGCACAGGGGAGTACCGACTTCTTAAACGGCCGCTGGCACGCCGGTGCTGGCATTCAGGACCAGCGCACCGGTAAGCCGCTGAGCCTGAATTACCAGATCAAAGATGGTCAGGGCGAAGTACAGATGGTGCGCGGCGATGGGGTGACCTGTCGCGGTGCAGTCAACGCGGCCATCCAGTCCGGCAATCTGGCCATCAACAACCAGGGTGAAGCGCAGTGCTCCGATGGATCGGTATATCAAATGCCCGAAGTCCAGTGTGCGCCTGGTGCGCAGAACATTGCGGATTGTAAGGGCCGTTACGACGCCAACACCCTTTTCCCTATTTCGATGAAGCAGGAGGCAAGTAAGTAA
- a CDS encoding VWA domain-containing protein, with translation MIRITRTVKHSASGQNYINLYPALISLVEQHLPSGYKNLFARPHQASDGAIEWYSDINGQPVSLTALPVAEKEKAQALLQQKLVVIEQLYHRLAAANAAPAEVMQVLSLAARQPDERGVWVIDGQPVITAWSESPTAPVMPAAPVVNKGRRGLWLLLLVLLLLALLALFLLRGCVPAAKPPAPAAPAPLPVKQICPAERAKQQAPEMVLIFDASGSMAISMDATPDELRRLMQDKPVKNIEREPRRISLAHRSAKQVIDEVPKDMDISLVSAATCQQVFVSPALPFAQRNVLKQAIDKIQPVGKTALAEALEKAGKLVDGVDRDAIIVLITDGEETCGGDPCEVARQLKLKKPRLQVNVVDIMNTGAGNCIASNTGGAVYAVNNTHEFNEMMSQAIKEYIPEGCD, from the coding sequence ATGATCAGAATTACAAGGACGGTTAAGCATAGCGCCTCTGGGCAAAATTATATCAACCTCTACCCCGCGTTAATTTCTCTGGTCGAACAGCATCTCCCGTCTGGCTACAAAAATCTTTTTGCACGTCCGCATCAGGCCTCAGATGGGGCAATTGAATGGTACAGCGATATTAATGGTCAACCTGTATCACTCACCGCCCTTCCCGTAGCAGAAAAAGAGAAAGCGCAGGCATTGCTGCAGCAAAAGCTGGTGGTGATAGAGCAGCTTTATCACCGGCTTGCGGCGGCTAACGCGGCGCCTGCCGAGGTTATGCAGGTCCTCTCTCTTGCCGCTCGTCAGCCCGATGAACGCGGCGTCTGGGTGATTGATGGTCAGCCGGTGATTACGGCCTGGAGCGAAAGTCCCACCGCTCCCGTTATGCCAGCGGCTCCGGTGGTCAATAAGGGTCGCCGCGGGCTGTGGTTACTGCTGTTAGTGTTATTGCTGTTAGCGCTGTTGGCGTTATTTTTACTGCGCGGTTGCGTGCCTGCGGCTAAACCGCCCGCTCCTGCTGCACCCGCTCCGCTGCCGGTAAAACAGATCTGCCCGGCAGAGAGGGCCAAGCAGCAAGCCCCTGAAATGGTGCTAATTTTTGATGCTTCAGGCTCAATGGCTATCAGTATGGATGCCACACCGGATGAACTACGCCGCCTGATGCAGGATAAGCCGGTGAAGAATATTGAGCGTGAGCCACGCCGTATTAGCCTTGCACACCGCTCGGCAAAACAGGTGATCGATGAAGTGCCCAAAGATATGGATATTAGCCTGGTCTCGGCAGCAACCTGCCAGCAAGTATTTGTTTCTCCGGCCTTACCTTTTGCCCAGCGTAATGTATTGAAACAAGCTATTGATAAGATTCAGCCGGTGGGCAAAACCGCACTGGCCGAAGCGCTGGAAAAGGCCGGCAAGTTGGTTGATGGCGTAGATCGCGATGCCATTATTGTGCTGATTACCGATGGGGAAGAGACCTGCGGCGGCGATCCCTGTGAGGTCGCGCGTCAGCTCAAGCTGAAGAAGCCCCGTTTGCAGGTAAACGTGGTCGATATTATGAATACCGGTGCCGGAAACTGTATTGCCAGCAATACCGGCGGTGCTGTTTATGCCGTCAATAATACCCACGAATTTAATGAAATGATGAGCCAGGCAATAAAAGAATATATCCCGGAGGGCTGCGATTAA
- a CDS encoding SH3 domain-containing protein produces MSDVTEVAVTGSVKTTMPVYARLGTPSVFAPVAQDLPAGSRIDVCAAVVGDAVEGNPHWYRIDENIFVWTGACTRLDSCPDFPESTKVKWMAVAFEVR; encoded by the coding sequence ATGAGTGATGTCACTGAAGTCGCCGTAACAGGTAGTGTGAAAACCACCATGCCAGTGTATGCCCGCCTGGGCACCCCCTCCGTCTTTGCGCCGGTGGCCCAGGACCTCCCCGCTGGCAGCCGTATCGATGTGTGCGCCGCGGTCGTGGGCGATGCAGTTGAAGGGAACCCCCACTGGTACCGTATCGACGAGAATATCTTTGTCTGGACGGGCGCCTGTACGCGGCTCGATTCCTGTCCGGATTTCCCGGAAAGCACGAAAGTGAAGTGGATGGCGGTGGCGTTTGAGGTGCGCTAG
- a CDS encoding cupin domain-containing protein, producing MAYQLNLNWPEFLEKYWQKQPVVLKNAFPLFIDPITPDELAGLAMEPEVDSRLVSHKEGKWSASNGPFEHFDGLGETGWSLLAQAVNHWHLPAAELVQPFRVLPDWRLDDLMISFSVPGGGVGPHIDQYDVFIIQGMGSRRWRVGDKLPMRQFCPHPALLHVDPFEPIIDEDLAPGDILYIPPGFPHDGFTHETALNYSVGFRGPNGRDLISSFADYALENDLGGEHYSDPDLTCREHPGRVEAYELERLRQMMIEMISRPDDFTQWFGSFISTPRHELDIAAVEPPYTPEEVLDALQGGETLTRLSGLRVLNIADRFFINSEQLDTVDAKAANVLCRYTGFGKKELGEALHNPAFIAELTGLINQGYWYFDE from the coding sequence ATGGCTTACCAACTCAACCTGAACTGGCCGGAATTTTTAGAAAAATACTGGCAGAAACAACCCGTCGTTCTGAAGAACGCTTTCCCCCTCTTTATCGACCCGATTACCCCGGATGAACTGGCCGGGCTGGCCATGGAGCCGGAGGTAGACAGCCGTCTGGTGAGCCATAAAGAGGGAAAATGGTCTGCCAGTAATGGCCCCTTTGAACACTTTGATGGCTTAGGCGAAACCGGCTGGTCGCTGCTGGCGCAGGCGGTTAACCACTGGCATCTGCCTGCCGCCGAGCTGGTGCAACCGTTTCGCGTATTGCCGGACTGGCGTCTGGACGACCTGATGATCTCCTTCTCGGTGCCGGGCGGCGGCGTGGGTCCCCATATCGATCAGTACGACGTGTTTATCATCCAGGGGATGGGCAGCCGCCGCTGGCGCGTGGGCGACAAATTGCCGATGCGCCAGTTCTGTCCGCATCCGGCGCTGCTGCATGTCGATCCTTTCGAGCCGATCATTGATGAAGATCTGGCCCCGGGCGATATCCTCTATATTCCGCCGGGCTTCCCGCACGACGGTTTTACCCATGAAACGGCGCTGAACTACTCGGTAGGCTTCCGGGGGCCGAATGGTCGGGATCTGATCAGCAGCTTTGCCGATTACGCCCTGGAGAACGATCTGGGCGGGGAGCACTACAGCGATCCGGATCTGACCTGCCGCGAGCACCCGGGCCGGGTTGAAGCCTATGAACTGGAACGCCTGCGCCAGATGATGATAGAGATGATTAGCCGGCCGGATGATTTTACCCAGTGGTTTGGCAGCTTTATCTCCACGCCACGCCATGAGCTGGACATTGCCGCCGTAGAGCCGCCTTACACCCCGGAAGAGGTGCTGGATGCGCTGCAGGGGGGCGAGACCCTCACCCGTCTCAGCGGGCTGCGCGTACTGAATATCGCCGACCGTTTCTTTATTAACAGTGAACAGCTGGACACCGTCGATGCTAAAGCCGCTAATGTCCTGTGCCGCTATACCGGGTTCGGCAAAAAAGAGCTGGGAGAGGCACTGCATAACCCGGCCTTTATCGCCGAGCTGACCGGGTTGATTAACCAGGGTTACTGGTACTTCGACGAGTAA
- a CDS encoding DUF2767 domain-containing protein — MVIERNRTEISLALGEAVIDVVQKNQEISRANLARAMRRKAEQENDDDRLLSYWKACHILV; from the coding sequence ATGGTAATTGAGCGAAATCGTACCGAAATATCCCTGGCGCTTGGCGAAGCGGTAATCGATGTCGTACAAAAAAACCAGGAGATCTCCCGGGCTAACTTGGCGCGAGCCATGCGGAGAAAAGCGGAGCAGGAGAACGATGACGATCGTCTCCTGAGTTACTGGAAGGCGTGTCATATCCTTGTGTAA
- a CDS encoding DUF2171 domain-containing protein, which yields MVNKSEIKDHAQVVASCGTHVGVVDHLDGERIKLAKSDPESGGKHHYIPLEWVAKVDDNKVVLTQDHKAVFAGWQEA from the coding sequence ATGGTAAATAAGAGCGAAATCAAGGATCATGCACAGGTTGTCGCCAGCTGTGGTACCCACGTAGGCGTAGTGGACCATCTCGACGGCGAGCGTATTAAACTGGCAAAAAGCGACCCGGAATCCGGTGGCAAACACCATTACATTCCGCTGGAGTGGGTAGCAAAAGTGGATGATAATAAAGTCGTCCTGACCCAGGATCATAAAGCGGTCTTTGCCGGCTGGCAAGAAGCTTAA